In the Zingiber officinale cultivar Zhangliang chromosome 5A, Zo_v1.1, whole genome shotgun sequence genome, AAGAACATCAATTGTTGTTTTCTAAAAGCTCGAGCTCAATTCgataatatgtttaacaaatAAGCTTAAACAaactcaataaataaataaacaaactgaAATATAACTAAGTTCTGCTCAACTTGGTTACACTCTTAATTTCCATGCAAAACTCAGTCTCACAATAAACTGATTATTTAACCATTATCAATCAATAAAAATTTGTTTCCAGAGAATGAAGAACATCAAGTGCAAGAGGAGCTAAATGATACACTTTGTCTGAAATCATCAAATTGATCAACTGAAAGAGACTACATTTCTGATAACATTTAAATCTTTCAAACTGTTATCAATTAGAGACCTTTTTATCTCCCTCCATCAAACTAAAATGTGTGTCAATAGATTTTTACTAACCAGTGATTCCTTGCAGGAGGAAATTATTGATAGGCTTATtgcacaataacacttacaataacATCACACTTAAAATGTGCTTAAAGATGaataaaaccctaaaccaatgaTGAACCAGAGATTGTTCATTAAACCACCTTGACCTTGTTCTAAGACACTGTTCTACCGAGCTTGTTTAGCTGCCCCTGTAGGTACTGAAGGAAAAGGGAGCATGCAACAATGGAACATGAAAGTGATCGCCTGTCTGATTCTTCCGCACCTGAAACACAATGCTAACATAAGGAAAGAATCCTGACGGTGCATATTTGCCCGTGTCGAAACTTATCCGGTAAAAGCCAGGAGTAATATGATCGACAATGCCCATCAGTTGACCACTACGGCCATCGGTGTTTGTTGTTGATGAGCCTACCAATACCCAGCCAGTGGATTCTCGGTTCGAGAACAATGGCTGCTGTGAAGTTCCCTTCCACATCTCCAAGTGAACATCCATGCCTGAGGCTGGAGAGCCACGCGCAATGTCCAAGACGTGGGTTGTGATGGGTGGGCGGGTGCGAGAGCTGCCGCCTGAAGATACATGAAATGTAAAGGAATTAAAGAAACATGAAAATTTCTTACACATTTTTCTTCATTAACAGCAGTGAAAAAAGATATCATAGAAGAATGCAACATTCAAGAACATATGCATATGATATGATTATATATAATGGAAATACACTGACTGAAAAATAATTATGTAATGACGAAAGCTAGAAATGTTTTTCCGGGCTCAAGATACAAGAGATATGAAGTAAATACCACCTGCTGTGATGGAAGAATTCACAGGAAGAGAAGAGGGGGCTGAACTGTTTGATCCAACATCAGATTTTACAAGCCTAGCAAGACGCAGTTCGATTATTTTCATCTCCTCTTGTGCTGCTATTTCAAGTTCAACAATGGGCCTATTCACATAGCGTTTCTACAGAGGAAGACTCAGTAAGTAAACAATTAATCCAATCTCGAGACTGTCATGCAAGAAAGCATGTAACTAGTAAGAACAGCAGCATGCAGATAGTAGATAAATGAGACAACTAAAATCTCACTAAACTTGTATAGCTAGAGTTACTGTCAGTGTTCAAAGCACAATTACCTAAATCCATACTGATCTATGTCCAGACAAGGACATAAATAGGCCAATTAATGACAAATTTTTGGTAAGTTGGATAAACAATTAGATCTAACGATGTATAAATAAGTAATACATAGTCTATAGTAACTTGAAGTTGAACAAATAGATAACGAGTGAATTTTTAAGCAACTTGCCCAAGCATTCCAGGATTAGCAAGACTTTCTCGACCTCTACAGTAGGTATAAGATGAACAAACAGTTGTTATTTTAAACACTCAAAAGACAGAAACATAAATATTGCACTTAAAAAATGGCCGAAATTCTGTTTCTTTCAAAAGAAGCTGTTGGTATTATCAAACGCTACAATTTGTACAAATACAAAAAGTGAATTTTAAACATTTAACATGTCGCAAGGTGCAATAAGCTAGTGAAATAACAAAAAAATTTTGAGAGGTTGCATTCTATGCAGAAGAAGAAATAATAGTGTCATAGAACATCTCATATCTTGCAGGCGGAAATTCATACTTCTGCCTTTCGAGACTGTAGTTCAGCAGAGCATGTATATTAATTCCACACAAAACATCCGTCAAAGAAGAAAGTAGATCAGACCATCTTACAAAATTACATCAGTTTATAACTATGCCCATTGTTTTCCTATGATTCATACTCAATATCTTTGTCCACATTAAGAAAAATGTTTATCATATTTTGACCACGAACTACATATTTCCAAATTATAAGCAACATAAGAATTTCTTTGAACTCCTCTCTCTTTGTGCAAtctcatatagcatgataatgttAAGAAGATGATCTAGCCAGCCAGAAAAATGAGCATATTGTGCTGATTTATAACATCAAGAAGGTGCTTCTCTCAGTCACGATTTCCAATTTctatgcaaagcttaacaaagtCTGCATAGTTTGACGTCTAAATTTAGTTAGTCGATTCTTTGAGACGACAAAATGGGCAATAGGAGGCGGCTAGACTCATAATCATGGCTTACATGTAATATATATCTTGTTATTAAGATGGCAATTATATTGTGAAGATTAAGATATTATAAGAGCTTCAACCTTAATATACAG is a window encoding:
- the LOC121980792 gene encoding uric acid degradation bifunctional protein TTL-like isoform X2 encodes the protein MASFSWTEEDVLRCCGSKRFAKELASASPFSDLHHAIQSARGIWFNKIDVAGWLEAFAAHPPIGSISPSVSQWSKEEQSAAIATATDTTLQELVDWNIRYQEKFGFVFLICASGRGTPEILAELKKRYVNRPIVELEIAAQEEMKIIELRLARLVKSDVGSNSSAPSSLPVNSSITAGGSSRTRPPITTHVLDIARGSPASGMDVHLEMWKGTSQQPLFSNRESTGWVLVGSSTTNTDGRSGQLMGIVDHITPGFYRISFDTGKYAPSGFFPYVSIVFQVRKNQTGDHFHVPLLHAPFSFSTYRGS
- the LOC121980792 gene encoding uric acid degradation bifunctional protein TTL-like isoform X1, whose translation is MCYGAAAASVSPRSSPPPRPFPTSTTRSSPPAGSGSTRSTSPDGSRPSRLTRRSDPSLPPFRSHYSFNPSHSFFYSGILLTFFIVGRIRWSKEEQSAAIATATDTTLQELVDWNIRYQEKFGFVFLICASGRGTPEILAELKKRYVNRPIVELEIAAQEEMKIIELRLARLVKSDVGSNSSAPSSLPVNSSITAGGSSRTRPPITTHVLDIARGSPASGMDVHLEMWKGTSQQPLFSNRESTGWVLVGSSTTNTDGRSGQLMGIVDHITPGFYRISFDTGKYAPSGFFPYVSIVFQVRKNQTGDHFHVPLLHAPFSFSTYRGS